In Deferribacter desulfuricans SSM1, the following are encoded in one genomic region:
- the xseA gene encoding exodeoxyribonuclease VII large subunit: MSKLTVSELTNKIKNILENSFTGPVSVVGEISNYSVSSLGHCYFTLKDDNAQIKCVFFKRYRILLRDYEPKNGDKVVVTGDLTVYEKDGLYQIIVKKIEYDSVGDFYKKFEETKRKLEKEGFFDSDLKKEIPKLVKRVAIITSPTGAAIKDFIRTIKKNSVNMIVDIWPAPVQGDDAIPIIIDQITKINNFVDYYDILILMRGGGSLEDLSIFNDEFLARSLFHSKIPTISAIGHERDFTICDFVADLRVATPTAAAEKVSEYYVTIEEKIDNLTKHLIKEMEYKLMNNLQYLDTLDARIQKNSPYQKVRTKIQEITLMERKILENLKSSLFQNEKIVVEYLRRIERENPMYKLENFNIKVDQFIKNMKTILLGKLEVLNNRVDSMMNSLNLTNPENILEKGYAIVLQDKNPVVSVNSVHLEDELEIKMKDGYINIFVTGKKVRRK, translated from the coding sequence ATGAGCAAACTCACTGTATCAGAGCTTACCAACAAAATAAAAAATATTTTAGAAAATAGCTTTACTGGGCCTGTTAGTGTAGTTGGCGAAATATCAAATTATTCTGTGTCTTCTCTTGGTCATTGTTATTTTACTTTGAAAGATGATAATGCACAGATAAAATGTGTTTTTTTTAAAAGATATAGAATTTTATTGAGAGATTATGAGCCCAAAAATGGGGATAAAGTAGTAGTTACGGGTGATTTGACTGTTTATGAAAAGGATGGTTTATATCAGATTATTGTTAAAAAAATTGAGTATGATTCTGTAGGTGATTTTTATAAAAAATTTGAAGAAACTAAGCGAAAACTCGAAAAAGAGGGTTTTTTTGATTCTGATTTAAAAAAAGAGATACCAAAACTTGTAAAGAGAGTTGCTATCATAACTTCTCCAACAGGTGCAGCAATTAAAGATTTTATAAGGACAATAAAAAAGAATAGTGTAAATATGATTGTGGATATTTGGCCGGCACCCGTTCAAGGGGATGATGCTATCCCTATTATAATTGATCAGATTACAAAAATTAATAATTTTGTTGATTATTATGATATTTTGATATTGATGAGAGGGGGTGGATCTTTAGAAGATCTTTCTATATTTAATGATGAATTTCTTGCGAGATCCCTTTTTCATTCTAAAATTCCAACAATTTCTGCAATAGGACATGAAAGAGATTTTACCATATGCGATTTTGTTGCTGATTTGAGAGTAGCTACCCCCACTGCTGCTGCAGAAAAGGTATCTGAATATTACGTAACAATTGAAGAAAAAATTGATAATTTGACTAAACATCTCATTAAGGAGATGGAGTATAAGTTAATGAATAATCTACAATATTTAGATACACTTGATGCTAGAATCCAGAAAAATTCTCCTTATCAAAAAGTGAGAACCAAAATTCAAGAAATAACTTTAATGGAGAGGAAAATTTTAGAAAATCTAAAAAGTAGTTTGTTTCAAAATGAAAAGATAGTCGTAGAATATCTTAGAAGAATAGAAAGAGAAAATCCAATGTATAAATTAGAAAATTTTAATATTAAAGTTGATCAATTTATTAAAAACATGAAAACTATTTTATTGGGTAAGTTAGAAGTCTTAAATAACAGAGTTGATTCTATGATGAATAGCTTGAATTTGACTAACCCTGAAAATATATTAGAAAAAGGTTATGCGATAGTTTTACAAGATAAAAATCCAGTCGTAAGTGTAAATTCTGTTCATCTTGAAGATGAGCTTGAAATTAAAATGAAAGATGGTTATATTAACATTTTTGTTACTGGTAAAAAAGTTCGGAGGAAATAG
- the greA gene encoding transcription elongation factor GreA encodes MDRIPITKEGYEKVKAELERLKKVERREVIKAIEEARGHGDLSENAEYDAAKERQGMIEARIAELESKMARFEVIDTSKLKGDKVVFGATVKIENLDTGEIKTYKIVGPDESDISKGYISIISPIARALVGKKVGDDVTVIAPNGEVEYEILEISFD; translated from the coding sequence ATGGATAGAATACCTATAACAAAAGAAGGTTATGAAAAAGTAAAAGCTGAGCTTGAAAGGCTTAAGAAGGTAGAAAGAAGAGAAGTTATAAAGGCTATTGAAGAAGCAAGAGGGCATGGTGATTTAAGTGAAAATGCGGAATATGATGCAGCAAAAGAAAGACAAGGGATGATAGAAGCAAGAATTGCCGAATTAGAATCTAAGATGGCAAGATTTGAAGTTATTGATACATCAAAATTAAAGGGTGATAAAGTTGTATTTGGTGCTACAGTAAAAATCGAAAACCTGGATACAGGAGAAATAAAAACATATAAAATTGTAGGCCCTGATGAATCTGATATTTCAAAAGGTTATATTTCTATCATTTCACCAATTGCAAGAGCCCTTGTAGGTAAAAAAGTTGGTGATGATGTAACTGTTATTGCACCAAATGGTGAAGTGGAGTATGAAATATTAGAAATATCTTTTGATTAA